The Glycine max cultivar Williams 82 chromosome 12, Glycine_max_v4.0, whole genome shotgun sequence genome window below encodes:
- the LOC102669055 gene encoding protein MAIN-LIKE 1-like yields MTEDVPAAGVEGLVADDVAAGSVAEGFLGEPRDLSVLTSYADHVAHNIWTGEERPDLKLASHGRKVEKIGRPAPEIERLVTATGLSPLIGCSVVTGDPRLISVLVERWHGEINSFHLPVGELMITLDDVSSLLHLPITGALHSFEPFLLEEAVVLLMELLEVSGQEARAETA; encoded by the exons ATGACTGAGGATGTTCCTGCAGCTGGTGTAGAGGGCTTAGTTGCTGATGATGTTGCTGCGGGATCAGTTGCTGAGGGATTCCTTGGTGAGCCACGTGACCTATCAGTGCTGACTTCCTATGCTGATCATGTTGCACACAACATATGGACTGGAgag GAACGTCCTGACTTGAAGTTGGCCTCCCACGGTAGGAAGGTAGAGAAAATTGGGAGGCCAGCACCTGAGATCGAAAGGCTAGTCACTGCCACAGGATTAAGCCCTTTGATCGGGTGCTCAGTAGTCACCGGCGATCCGAGACTTATATCTGTgcttgtggagaggtggcatgGGGAGATCAACAGCTTCCACCTTCCAGTGGGAGAGCTGAtgatcacattggatgatgtgtcgtcaCTCCTCCATCTGCCGATCACAGGCGCCTTGCACAGCTTCGAGCCTTTTCTTTTGGAGGAGGCAGTCGTGTTGTTGATGGAGTTGCTTGAGGTCTCGGGTCAGGAGGCTAGAGCTGAGACTGCATAG